The stretch of DNA GTTCCGACGGTCATGCCCATCAGATCCTCCTGTGGTGGCCGAACCTTCACCCTTGACCTTACCCCAGGGGCAAGGTTCTAGCGTGTCGTTCAGCGGTGGACAAGCAGGTCAGAGGGACATGAGGAGTCAGAAGTGGACACGCTGGAGTTGCAGGTGCAGGGCATGTCGTGTGCGGGGTGTGAGCAGCGCATCGCCACGGTGTTGGGCCGTGTGGAGGGCGTGCGAGACGTGAGTGCCGATCACAGTACCGGCCACGTGCGGGTACGTGTCGGTCCGGCGCTGGCCGACCGTGCCGTGCTGGCTGAGCGTATCGAGGCGGCGGGCTTCGAGGTCGTCGAAGGAGCGAGTCGGTGACTACCGCTGTTGACGAAAGTTCGCAACTGTGGGCTTCGGAGCCGGGCACGACTGAAGGCCAGCAGCGGATCCGGGCGCGTATCGCGGGGCTGCACTGCTCGCTGTGCACGGGCACGATCGAGAAGGCCCTGGGTCGGCTGGACGGGGTGGGCACGGTGTCGGTGAGCCTGACCCACGAGCAGGCCCTGGTCGACTACGACCCCAAGATTGTCGAGCCCGAGCGGATCCTGTCCACGCTGCGCGATATCGGCTACGAGCTCTACGACCCGCGCAAGCTGCGCAGCTTCGAGGACGAAGAAGCCGACCTGCTGGCCGAAGGTAAGCGGTTGTTCACCGCGATCGGGCTCAGCTTGACCGCCATGGTCCAGATCGCCGAAGGCTGGTGGACGCTGCTGTGCGCCACCCTGCTCATGGCGGCACTCGGGTTGATCTTCGGCATCCTGCGCCCCACCGGTCAATGGCGCGCGGCCGGGTGGGCCGCGGCGGTGGCCGCACCGGGTGCGGTCGCGTTGGCCGCCCGCTTCGCCGGGTGGCTGACACCTCCGATCAATGGCTGGATCGCTGCGGTGCTGGCCGGGGTGATGGTCTTCGCCGTGGCCCCGCACATCCTGCGCATGGCCTATCAGTCCGCCCGGCGCGGGATCCTCAACCAGCACGTGCTGCTGGAGACCGGCGCGTTCGCCGGCATCACCGGCGGCATCATCGGCCTGACCGGGCTGCTGGAGAACTACCCTACGGCGGAGTTCTTCGCGGTCGCCGCGATCGTGGCTACGTACCACATCTTCTCGGAGTGGCTCTCACTGCTGGTCAAGACCCGCTCGGGCCAGTCGATCAAGAAACTGCTGAACCTCCAGCCCGACCTAGCCCGGCTCGTGACCGAGACCGGTGCGTTCGAGGTGCCGGTCGAGGACATCGCGGTGGGCCAGCACGTGCGGGTACGCCCCGGTGAACGCATCCCGCTGGATGGGCGCATCCGCGACGGCTCCTCGGCCATTGACGTCGCGCTGGTCACCGGCGAGCCCGTACCGGCCGAGCGCGGACCGGGCGAGGAGGTCGTCGGCGGGGCGATCAACGGCACCGGCAGCCTGCTGGTGGAGGTCACCGCCACCGGCGCCGAAGGGTTCCTCGCCCAGGTCGTGCGCCACGTCGAGGACGCCCGCGCACTCAAGCCCGGCATCCTGCACTTGGTCGATAAGGTGCTGCGGGTCTATACCCCCACCGTGCTCAGCGTCTCGGCGCTAGCGCTGCTCGCCTGGTTGACCGGCAGTTGGCTGGCCACCGGCCAGCCAGACGTGCACCGAGCGGTGTTCGCCTCCCTGGGCGTGCTGGTGATGGGCTATCCCTGCGCCGTGGGCATCGCCGCGCCCCTGGCGATCGTGCGCGGCACCGGCCACGCCGCCGATGCCGGCATCGTCATGCGCACCGGCGAGGCATTCCAAACCTTCCGGCTGGTGCGCCGCATCGTGCTGGACAAGACCGGCACGCTCACCGAAGGCCGCCCCGCTGTGCGGGCCGTCGAAGCCGTCGACGGCGACACCGCCGAGCTGCTGGCCTTGGCCGCCGCGGCCGAGAACCACTCCGAGCACCCCCTGGCCGGTGCCATCGTGGCCGCCGCCCAGGAGAAGGGGCTGGCAGTGGACACAGTGGACGAATTCGAGTCGATGACCGGCTCGGGCGTGCGCGCGATCCTCGACGGACACCGAGTCCTCATCGGACGGCCAGGACTGCTCACCGACGCCGGCATCGACGTGGCTGAACTCGCGGAGTGGATCGAGGCTCAGGAGGCTACCGGGCACACCGTCGTCGCCGTGGCCGCCGGCGAGATGCTGCGAGGTGCGATAGCCCTCGGCGACCAGCTGCGCCCCGACGCCACGACCGCGGTCGCGGCCATGCGCGAGGCGGGGATGGACCCAGTGCTGGTCACCGGCGACAACCAGCGCGCCGCCGCCCACGTCGCCGACGAACTCGGCATCGATCAAGTGCATGCCGGCGTCCGCCCGGACGGCAAGGCCACGATCGTGCGTGAGCAGCAGGCCGATGACACCCGGGTGGCCATGGTCGGCGACGGCATCAACGACGCCCCCGCGCTGATGCAGGCCGATGTGGGCATCGCCGCCGGTGGCGGAACCGACGTCGCCGTGGAATCCGCCGACATCGTGCTGCTACGCGAGGACATCGCCGCGGTGCTCGACGCCTGCGAGATCAGCACCCGGGCCTACCGGCGCACCCGCACCAACGTGGGCCTGGCGTTCGCCTTCAACGGCCTCGGCATCCCCCTGGCCACCACCGGACTGATCTCCCCAGCGTGGGCGATGGTGGCCATGGCCGCCTCGGTGACCACGATTTTCATCAACTCCTTCGGCACTCGACCGGCGCTGCTGATCAACGCCATCGCCAGCGTCGGCCGCGCACGCAGCGCAGCGGGCCACCAACTCCCTGAGCCGACCGCCACCTGACCGATCACCGAGCACCAATCGGTCGCCACCTCGGCCGGAAGCTCTGTAGCGCCGACATCAAGTCGCGCCACTCCGCGAACTCGTCCTGAAACCGCCGCACAAGGAAGTTGACGTGTCTGAGCAATCGCCCCCGGCTGCCCCACGCGGCCTGCTGGCACTGCTGACCGCCGCCGCGTTCGTGATCTTCGCGCAGATTTTCATGGTCGCGCCGATCTTGCCGCGGCTGGCCGAGGTCTTCCGTGCCGAGCCGGGCTTGGTCGGATTGGCCGTGCCCGCTTACCTGATCCCCTACGGGGCGATGGTCCTGGTGTGGGGGCCGGCCTCCGAACACCTCGGACGCCGGCCGGTGATCCTCGCCTCGCTGGCCGCGTTCACCGTCTTGGTCGGCGTGACCGCGCTGACCGGCAGCTCCGGGACGTTCATCGGGATGCGGCTGGCCACCGCGATCGGTGCCAGCGGCGTCGTGCCGATCTCGCTGGCCCTGATCGGCGACCTGTACCCGTACCAGGGGCGCGGGTACGCGCTGGGCTGGCTGTTCGGAGGCATGGCCGGCGGTATGGCCATGGGCGCCACCGCCGGAGCGCTAGGCGAGCCGCTGATCGGCTGGTCCGGGCTGTTCCTGGCCGCGGCTGCTGCCGGGCTGGTGTTGCTGATCGCCGCCCTGGGCCTGTTGCCCCAAACCCCGCGGGTAGCAACCCCACCCAGGCTGCGCACCGTCGCGGCCGGCTATACGGCCCTGCTCCGCCAGGCCCGCGGGCGGCGCACCTACGGCTACGTCTTGCTCAACGCCGTGCTGCATTCCGGGGTCTACACCTGGCTCGGGGTGTACCTGCACCAACAGTTCGGCCTGGGTGAATTCGGCATCGGACTGACCCTGCTCGGCTACGGCATCCCCGGGCTACTGCTGGGCCCGGTCATCGGGCGGCTAGCCGATCGCTACGGCCGCGCCCGCATCATCCCCGCCGGCATCGCCCTCGGCGGAGTGTGCGCGCTGCTGTTGGCCAGCCCACTGCCGCTGGTGGCCGTGCAAGCCAGCATCGTCGCCCTGTCCCTCGGCTACGACATGACCCAACCACCCCTGGGCGGCATCGTCACCAACCTCCACGGCCACGGCGGACTGGCCATGGGACTGAACGTGTTCACCCTGTTCACCGGCATGGGCCTGGGCAGCCTCGTCTTCCAAGCCCTCCTGCTACCCACCGGCTTCGGTGTGGCCTTGAGCGTGTTCGGAGCCGGAGCCCTGCTCGCCGCTGCCTTCGCCGTACCGGTATTCCGCCACGAGCGGCCCCACCAGCGCCCCGGGAAACGCCGAGGGATGTCATCGAGCACGTAGACGGCTTCGCCGTCGGTGACCGGGATGACCTTAATGCCGTAGGTGGAGTGACGGTCGGACACGTGCATGTAGGACGCCACGTCTTCGTCGACGAAGTACCTGCTCATGGCTCGTGCGATTAGGGATTTACCGCGCATCGGGAACCGCTGACCATCCGATGTGGACATAGTGCCGCCGCCCCACACCGCCGACGGCGGCAGCCGGTGATGGTGGTTGACGAGGGCGGCATTGCCTCCCGAAGGGTCGAAGGCCGGGGGCGGCAGTGAGTTCCGGACTGCCCACCGCCGATCACCTGGACAGCGACATCAGTTACGGGACGTTCCTTCCAGGCTTCGTGGCGAGGGAGAGCAGGGCCGCGGCGACGGCGACCGCGCCCAGGACGAGGAATGTGGTGGCGTAGCCGCCGAGCAGGCCGGCCAAGCCGGCACCGGCGAACGGAGCGAGCGCCATCGTGATCGTCAACGGCGCGGACAGCAGCCCGGTCAGCTGCCCGTAGTACCGGGGTCCCCATCGGTCGGTGACGGCGGTGGCCTGCAGCAGCGTGAACACCCCGCGGGCCGTGCCCGCCAGGATCGCCGCGACGGTCAACGCGGCCACCGAGGTGAGCACCCCGAGCAGCGCGGTGGTGACCGCCATCGCCAGCAGGATCAACGCGGTGCGTGCCCGCACGGTGGTGCGCCGGGTCAGGGTGGTGTAGCCGAGCCTGCCGAGGACCTGGCCGGCGCCGCCCAGGCCGAGCGCGACCGCGGCGGTGCCGGTTCCGATGCCCCGTTCGGCTAGCAGCGGCACCAGGTTGATCACAACAGCGAAGGTGGCGAACGCGGCCAGGCTCAACGCAACGATGAGCGTGAGAAACGAGCGACTTCTCGCCACCGCCCCGGGATCGACCTTGTCCTGCTCGTTTTCGGTCTCCGGGTGTGCTGGCCACGGGAGCGCGAGTCCGAACCAGTGCCCGGGGATCGTGATCAGCGCGAGGATGGCGGCCAGCACGAGGTAGGTGCCCCGCCAGTCCAGAATCGCGGCAAGCGCGGCGGTCAGCGGGGCGAACACGGTGCTGGCCAGTCCGGCGGCCAGCGTCAGGATGGTCAGCGCGCGGACGCGGTCGGGTCCGTGCCAGCGGGTCAGGGCGGCGAATGCGGGCGGATACAGCACCGCGCCCATCGCCACGCCGGCAAGCAGCCATGCGGCGAGAAACCACGCCAGGTTCGGCGCCGTGGCCACCGCGATCATGGCGGGCGCCGCCAGCGCCGAGCCCGCCGTCATGACCCCGCGCGGACCATGTCGATCCAGCCACCGGCCGACCGGGATGCCGACCAGTGCGGCGACGAGTTGGCTGGCCGACAACGCCGCGGTGATCGCTGCGGTCGGCCAGCCCGTCGTGGCGGTGATGTCGCCGGCCAAGACGGGAAAGGCGTAGTAGAGCACGCCCCAACTGGTGATCTCGGTGACGCACAAGGTCACCAACACCCGCCGCAACCCTGCCTGGCTCACCACACCCGAGTGCGCGAGCGCACCGAAGGTCACCCCGTAGCCCGCTTAATGCGCGGAAGACGCGGACGCGGTAGCTGCTGGCTCTCCCGAAGCGCCGCAACAGCCGTCCGCCTGCTCCTCGGCGGATGCGTCGAACACCCCGGCACCACCGCACACGCCCGTCTCCGGCAACACCAGCTCGACCCGCTCGGCGGATTCATGGTCACCGGCCAATGCCGCGGCGATCGAACGGACCTGCTCGTAGCCGGTCATGGCCAGGAAGGTCGGCGCGCGGCCATAGCTCTTCATCCCGGCCAGGAACACGCCAGGCTCCGGATGGGACAACTCGCGGGCTCCATGCGGGTAGACCGTGCCGCAGGAGTGCACGTTCGGGTCGATCAACGGCGCCAGCGCGACCGGAGCCTGCAATGTCGCATCCAGGCCAAGCCGGACCTCCGACAACCACGACATGTCCGGGCGGAACCCGGTGAGCACTACGACCTCATCGACTGCCTCGACCCGTTCACCAGCGTCAGAGATCAGCGCCAGCCGGTGCCGCGCGTCGCGGTCCACCTGCTCGGTGCGGAACCCCGTGACGACCGCGATCCGTCCAGCCTCGACCGCGGCCTCGGCCCGCTGCCCGAGAGCGCCCCGCGCGGGCAACTGATCGGCTTGGCCACCACCGAAGGTGTCCCCTACCTCTCCGCGCCGCAGCAACCACGTGATCTCCGTTCCCGGCTGCTGGGCGGCCAGCTCGTCGAAGGCGACCAGGGCCGTCAACGCCGAATGCCCGCTGCCCACCACGACCACGTGCCGACCCGCATATCGGTCCCGGACAGCCGCATCAGCCAGATCGGGCACCTGGTAAGTGACCTGCTCAGCGACGGCCTGCTCGCCCGCCGCAGGCAACCCGTTTCCACCGAGCGGGTTCGGGTTGCCCCAAGTACCCGAGGCATCGATCACAGCCCTGGCCGTCACACGCTCCTCGGCACCCGAGGAGGTGCGCAGGTGCACGGTCAACGGCTCGCTGTCGCGGCCCGCGTCGACAACCCGGTCCCGGCCCCGGCGAGCGACGCCGATCACCTCCGTGCCGAACCGCACCCGCCGGCCCAGAGCCTCAGCCAAGGGCACCAAGTAGTGCTCGGCCCATTCCCGACCGGTCGGGTAGGCATCCTCATCCGGATGCCGCCAACCTTGCCCGTCCAGCAACCGCCTGGCCGCCGGATCGACCAGCTCGGCCCACCGGGAGAACAGCCGCACATGGTGCCACTGCACCACCGCCGCGCCCGCCCGCTCGGCACGCTCCAGGACCAGCGGTTCCACTCCCCGCTCGACAAGCTCGGCCGCCGCGGCCAGACCCACCGGCCCGGCGCCCACCACAACCACCGGAAGCTCGCGCATCGTCACCCCATCCCCTCCATCGACTCAGCTCGATCGAGCTAACTTGAATGTATCGACCGCGCTCGATGCTCGCAACCATCGATTCCCGTCGATACACTGGCGGCATGGCGATCGCGCTCCGGCAAGCCCAGATCCTGCCCACCGCTGATGCGGCCACCTACGCCGACTGGTTCGCCTGCCTCGCTGAACCGGTCCGAGTACGGCTGCTGCACGCGGTCGCGACCAGCCCCAAGGGCATCACCGTGGGCGCACTCACCGACATCCTGGGCACCAGCCAGTCGACATGCTCCTTCCACCTGCGCAAGCTCGCCGAGGTCGGCTTCGTGCGCACACACAAGGAAGGCACCGCCACGATCGTCACGATCAACGAAGCGTGCTGCACCGGCCTCCCGCACGCCGCCGACGCCGTCATGGGACTCCTCGGCCCCCAACCCTGCTGCCCCGACAACCTGCCCGCCGACGTGACCGTGCGCGCTCTCCACTCCGACGACTGGCCAGCCGTCCGCCGCATCTACGGCGAAGGCATCAACACCGACATCGCCACCTTCGAGACCACCGTGCCCAGCAAGACCAGCCTCGACGCCACATGGCTCCCCGAGCACCGCTGGGTCGCCGACATCGACGGCGACGTCGTCGGCTGGACCGCAGCCAGCCCCGTGTCTCCGCGCAAGTGCTACGCCGGAGTCGCCGAAACAGCCGTCTACGTCGCCGAAAAGTACCGCGGACGCGGCGTGGGCAAAGCGTTG from Saccharopolyspora sp. SCSIO 74807 encodes:
- a CDS encoding heavy metal-associated domain-containing protein is translated as MDTLELQVQGMSCAGCEQRIATVLGRVEGVRDVSADHSTGHVRVRVGPALADRAVLAERIEAAGFEVVEGASR
- a CDS encoding cation-translocating P-type ATPase, with the protein product MTTAVDESSQLWASEPGTTEGQQRIRARIAGLHCSLCTGTIEKALGRLDGVGTVSVSLTHEQALVDYDPKIVEPERILSTLRDIGYELYDPRKLRSFEDEEADLLAEGKRLFTAIGLSLTAMVQIAEGWWTLLCATLLMAALGLIFGILRPTGQWRAAGWAAAVAAPGAVALAARFAGWLTPPINGWIAAVLAGVMVFAVAPHILRMAYQSARRGILNQHVLLETGAFAGITGGIIGLTGLLENYPTAEFFAVAAIVATYHIFSEWLSLLVKTRSGQSIKKLLNLQPDLARLVTETGAFEVPVEDIAVGQHVRVRPGERIPLDGRIRDGSSAIDVALVTGEPVPAERGPGEEVVGGAINGTGSLLVEVTATGAEGFLAQVVRHVEDARALKPGILHLVDKVLRVYTPTVLSVSALALLAWLTGSWLATGQPDVHRAVFASLGVLVMGYPCAVGIAAPLAIVRGTGHAADAGIVMRTGEAFQTFRLVRRIVLDKTGTLTEGRPAVRAVEAVDGDTAELLALAAAAENHSEHPLAGAIVAAAQEKGLAVDTVDEFESMTGSGVRAILDGHRVLIGRPGLLTDAGIDVAELAEWIEAQEATGHTVVAVAAGEMLRGAIALGDQLRPDATTAVAAMREAGMDPVLVTGDNQRAAAHVADELGIDQVHAGVRPDGKATIVREQQADDTRVAMVGDGINDAPALMQADVGIAAGGGTDVAVESADIVLLREDIAAVLDACEISTRAYRRTRTNVGLAFAFNGLGIPLATTGLISPAWAMVAMAASVTTIFINSFGTRPALLINAIASVGRARSAAGHQLPEPTAT
- a CDS encoding MFS transporter, producing the protein MSEQSPPAAPRGLLALLTAAAFVIFAQIFMVAPILPRLAEVFRAEPGLVGLAVPAYLIPYGAMVLVWGPASEHLGRRPVILASLAAFTVLVGVTALTGSSGTFIGMRLATAIGASGVVPISLALIGDLYPYQGRGYALGWLFGGMAGGMAMGATAGALGEPLIGWSGLFLAAAAAGLVLLIAALGLLPQTPRVATPPRLRTVAAGYTALLRQARGRRTYGYVLLNAVLHSGVYTWLGVYLHQQFGLGEFGIGLTLLGYGIPGLLLGPVIGRLADRYGRARIIPAGIALGGVCALLLASPLPLVAVQASIVALSLGYDMTQPPLGGIVTNLHGHGGLAMGLNVFTLFTGMGLGSLVFQALLLPTGFGVALSVFGAGALLAAAFAVPVFRHERPHQRPGKRRGMSSST
- a CDS encoding MFS transporter — translated: MVSQAGLRRVLVTLCVTEITSWGVLYYAFPVLAGDITATTGWPTAAITAALSASQLVAALVGIPVGRWLDRHGPRGVMTAGSALAAPAMIAVATAPNLAWFLAAWLLAGVAMGAVLYPPAFAALTRWHGPDRVRALTILTLAAGLASTVFAPLTAALAAILDWRGTYLVLAAILALITIPGHWFGLALPWPAHPETENEQDKVDPGAVARSRSFLTLIVALSLAAFATFAVVINLVPLLAERGIGTGTAAVALGLGGAGQVLGRLGYTTLTRRTTVRARTALILLAMAVTTALLGVLTSVAALTVAAILAGTARGVFTLLQATAVTDRWGPRYYGQLTGLLSAPLTITMALAPFAGAGLAGLLGGYATTFLVLGAVAVAAALLSLATKPGRNVP
- a CDS encoding NAD(P)-binding domain-containing protein, with the protein product MRELPVVVVGAGPVGLAAAAELVERGVEPLVLERAERAGAAVVQWHHVRLFSRWAELVDPAARRLLDGQGWRHPDEDAYPTGREWAEHYLVPLAEALGRRVRFGTEVIGVARRGRDRVVDAGRDSEPLTVHLRTSSGAEERVTARAVIDASGTWGNPNPLGGNGLPAAGEQAVAEQVTYQVPDLADAAVRDRYAGRHVVVVGSGHSALTALVAFDELAAQQPGTEITWLLRRGEVGDTFGGGQADQLPARGALGQRAEAAVEAGRIAVVTGFRTEQVDRDARHRLALISDAGERVEAVDEVVVLTGFRPDMSWLSEVRLGLDATLQAPVALAPLIDPNVHSCGTVYPHGARELSHPEPGVFLAGMKSYGRAPTFLAMTGYEQVRSIAAALAGDHESAERVELVLPETGVCGGAGVFDASAEEQADGCCGASGEPAATASASSAH
- a CDS encoding metalloregulator ArsR/SmtB family transcription factor, whose translation is MAIALRQAQILPTADAATYADWFACLAEPVRVRLLHAVATSPKGITVGALTDILGTSQSTCSFHLRKLAEVGFVRTHKEGTATIVTINEACCTGLPHAADAVMGLLGPQPCCPDNLPADVTVRALHSDDWPAVRRIYGEGINTDIATFETTVPSKTSLDATWLPEHRWVADIDGDVVGWTAASPVSPRKCYAGVAETAVYVAEKYRGRGVGKALLYKQVTEADTAGLWTLQTSIFTENRASIALHHAAGYRTVGLRERIAQRDGTWHDTVFLERRSPIN